A part of Limihaloglobus sulfuriphilus genomic DNA contains:
- a CDS encoding tetratricopeptide repeat protein yields MADKYKWNFKKYFRSSAYGWNGTAKASKRMREAVSEIKKVAKKDSALAGEGAVELCSRLYPALMYIDSSSGALGTALNRTMDALTPILISAEWDMNTRGKWLKKLFDAIQDEGWGIFDDLRDRWGEICVYPGLANLWADSLIPQVKECWLSEKWYFFVGSDMCLSCLLFTERYDEIEELLKLRRKTFWPYNKYQAMALAKQGKQEEALAYAEKMKLDDSSGNSDYSINNYCESLLIDMGRTEEAYEKYGLNFPYSGTKINIYRSICKRYPDIDKKKILIDCIEKKGEPGKWFAAAKDAGFYDIAMKCAKSSSSDPFTLLRASRDFADKNTDFALFVGIKAIVKMLREDFYEEISTFDIISAYRQIEQTAQNHGRLAELKNSLNREINEKKCKPVFRNVLLRILKNE; encoded by the coding sequence ATGGCAGATAAATATAAATGGAACTTTAAAAAATACTTTCGCAGTTCAGCCTACGGCTGGAACGGAACGGCTAAAGCATCCAAAAGGATGAGAGAGGCTGTCTCTGAGATAAAGAAAGTTGCCAAAAAGGACTCTGCCCTTGCTGGAGAAGGGGCAGTTGAACTCTGTTCCCGCTTATATCCAGCTCTTATGTATATTGACAGTTCATCAGGAGCCTTGGGGACTGCTTTAAATAGAACAATGGATGCTCTTACTCCTATTCTTATCAGTGCTGAATGGGATATGAATACAAGAGGCAAGTGGCTTAAAAAACTCTTTGATGCCATACAGGATGAGGGTTGGGGGATTTTTGATGACCTAAGAGACCGTTGGGGAGAAATATGCGTATATCCTGGGCTTGCCAATCTGTGGGCTGACAGTTTGATTCCACAAGTCAAAGAGTGCTGGCTGAGTGAGAAGTGGTATTTCTTTGTGGGTTCAGATATGTGTCTTTCCTGTCTTTTATTTACTGAGCGTTATGATGAAATTGAGGAGTTACTGAAATTAAGGAGAAAAACGTTCTGGCCATACAACAAGTATCAGGCAATGGCGTTGGCTAAGCAGGGCAAACAGGAAGAAGCCCTTGCATATGCTGAGAAAATGAAGTTGGATGACAGTTCGGGGAACAGTGATTATTCTATCAACAATTATTGTGAATCATTGCTGATAGATATGGGCAGAACAGAAGAGGCTTATGAAAAGTATGGTCTGAATTTCCCTTATAGTGGCACAAAGATTAACATCTATCGCTCTATCTGTAAAAGATACCCTGATATTGATAAAAAGAAAATATTAATTGATTGTATTGAGAAGAAAGGAGAACCGGGAAAATGGTTTGCGGCGGCAAAAGATGCCGGTTTTTATGATATAGCAATGAAGTGTGCCAAGTCGTCTAGTTCCGACCCATTTACTCTTTTAAGAGCATCGAGGGATTTTGCTGATAAAAATACCGATTTTGCTCTTTTTGTCGGCATAAAAGCTATTGTCAAGATGCTTAGGGAAGATTTTTATGAAGAAATATCTACATTTGATATAATCTCTGCATACAGGCAAATAGAACAAACTGCCCAGAACCATGGCAGATTGGCTGAACTTAAAAATTCTTTAAACAGAGAAATTAATGAAAAAAAATGCAAACCAGTTTTTAGAA